The window AGTACAACAAGTAACAAGTAACTTCCAAGTAAGagcaatttgttacaaaatacttGTCTACTGTTAATAACCTAATCTcctactttttaaaatttgaaatatccCATATACCTCCGGACCAAAATTGCCAAACTGATATTCTGCCAAAACTAATAACCAGTAAGAACTAAAGTTATGCGCCGAGTTTATCCCAACTAACACTGGATGAGCCCAGTGTTACATTAACATTTGTTTTAACTATTGCATAAGAAACAGATTGGCGAGCACCATTTATTCAATACCTAAACACTGACAACATACCAGAGAATGCCAAAGACAAGCACGGATTCAAAAGGCAATCAAGTTTCTATACACTAATCGAAACCGAGCTATAAAGGCACGGACTCACTAAACCTTTGCTAAAATACCTTAGTGACGAAGATGCTAAGCTTGCCATGGACAAGGTCCACGAAGGTGTATGTGGTACACACATTCGGAGATAGGTTGGCCCTTTAGTAAGTAGGAGCTAGacattttttgtcttttttcaCAGACACTAGGTCGGGCCTTACGAAAGAAGTTAGATGATTCTTAAGGACAGTGGGCTGGATTCATGTCCGAAACCCTATGGAACTATGACACAACCTAACACTCATCAACAAAGGAGACTCGATTCAATCTAATATATGGTTGCGATGCCATGATATCTATTGAAATCACACATCAGTCAGGCCGAACATATGACTTAACTGATAAAAGTCAACGCCAAGCTAAGAACTAATGAGGTGGATACAATAGAAGAAATACGAGATTATGCGTTGATTCCACAATGCGCACCACAACTTGCTATAGATTAGAAGTACAACAAGAAGATCAACCCAAGATCATTCAATCAAGACAAATTCGTCCTTAAAAAACCTCAAGGCGATGGAAGGCTCACTACAAATTGACAATAACTATTCAGAATATCAAAGGTCATTGGATGAAGTGCATACGTTTTGTAAATTTTAGAAGGCAATATTCTAAGAAGTACATGGAATATTCCTTTCCTAAAGATGTATTACAGCTAAGTTCATAATTCGGGATAAGGtgatgtatttttttgttttagttggaTTTTATCTCATATTGGATTTTTATTGGGAGAGATTTTAACAAGGCACACCTCCCGCACCTTCAACCTCGAAGGTCCTCCATTcaatgatattttctttttttctatatttcttgttattattttttttcatgtttcttCATTGTTAGAAACAACCTATAAGTCAAAGCAAAACTCGTGCTAATTGACATCATATATGCTATCCTCGCAATCAATGTTACCTATTTGACCTATAAAAAATGGTCCTCATTAATTACTACTAATCATACCTATTCAATCCTGTAATTTCAGGAACAACCCATATCAATTACTCTGTCCTTTATAATATCTATACTTATCCATAGATATTCATGGATGCATATTACcgtttatttttttacatttttcttcttaTCATTATCTCTATCTCTTCTCTACTAAAGCGAAACTCATACCGACCTATAAGTTAACTTATCTACTATCATACATCAAACAAGGCACCCAGCCAAATACCTATCCACTCGACTTATATGTCTAATACAAATAGTTGCGATTTTGAAATGTTCGTAATCGATCTCTTCTATTTCAATGCATATCAAAAATGAAAGCAACAATTTTCTTTTCCGCAATATATTTcgaaattcatcaatcaattgcTCAATACAAAAGGAGCAACAAAATAATAATGATTTCAAACAAACCGGCAACTATAAGTCGAAATTAATCCAAACAAACCGACACATATATATAAGTCAGAATTACTTCAAACAGCGACAACTATAAGTCAGATTCAATCCAAACAAGGCGACACCTATAATTCGGAATCACTCCAAACAAATCGTCAATTATAAGTTAGAATCAGTCTAAACAAGCCAACACCTATAAGTCGATAAACAATCAACTATAAGTTCATTCAAAAATACACTCATATAAGCAATACCTTTCTAAAAAACAAGCCTAGCCAACTTTATTTTCAAGATTATCAAGTTGATCTTGGGGCTAATCCTCGTATTTTCGAATTATAACACAATTGCATCTCTTTTTATATCCTACCGAATTATAACTACATATGCTCTACCAATCATTATTTTTCTACATTTTATATCCTCCATGAAACCATGACTAATAATCTTctctattgttattgttatatcaATTCTTGAAAGTTAATATACCAAGTAAAGCTCTTATCTAAAGAAGAATTATGACAAACATCATTAAATATGCGGTGATATCATAAATCACTAAGTAAATTCAAATGTCGTTACTTGATCTATGGGTAATTGGCTcgtccttttatttttctattttataataGCACGCGTTTATTTtcaacatattttatttatgttataacATCTTTATTATTCACTCAATATTCAATAAATTAATTGCTTTAAGGGAGAAATTCATCAATAAATTGTTGTGTGTCAGAAAAAATTTCCAAGACGATTGATCATTATATCCTCGGGTCATATAATCGATTCCGTCAACGAATATATATTTTCGAACTTTTCAGTTCGCATCAATCAAATGTTATATGCATGTCATGAAAATTGTTCTCAAGTGGAAAAATATCTCCCACACAGTTTTCTTGATCCAATAACTTACCATTCAATTATTTTATGAATAATTATTGACATAATAATCCGACTAAACTTGGGGCTCATCATGTTATCCTCATTCATAATAActcttagttttgttttatttttctctctaacaTGACTGTTATTTTCGAAGTACAACAAGTTGAGTTTGGAGACTACTACTACTATTACCACGATTTTCATTTATAGGTCGAAAATTCAACCtgttttattgaaaaatatcaCATGTCAAATTTGGGGGTTGTGATCTGTTAGTTATAATCCAGCCAGTTATACGTATAAATCAgaatctaaataaaataaataaaacgtgaCCTATTTCAGTTAGAGAGAATTTTGGTTATAATGAGCTTTTTGGTATAAGTTCAAATAACGTTTAGAAGTTGTTACTACAAAATCAGGCTAATATCCCCATCAGATTCGCAATACTAAGTCAATAGAATAAATGCATATAGCATAACAACTTTATAAAAAGAAGAAATCCTCGAAAAAAAAATACACTGTTCACTCTAAATAATATTATACTCATTATTTATTCTTACTAACTTAAATGTTAAAGTACTTTTACAAGTATTTGCGATCACCGTTCCTCTTAAAGCCGACGTATGCCTCATCCTATTCAGACGAGAAGAGTTTAACCTTGAAACGGACAAGCTATACCTCCTTCAAGGCTTTTCACGCAGGAACATCTTCTTTGGCTCCATGATCATAGTCAGCGTTAACAACAGTGGTAGTTTTGGTCATTGATAATGAAAATAATGATATTAACGATAGCAATGTGATGAAAATAATAGTAGAGATAAAAAgtataacataaaaattttagattatttttttaactgagtcaattaaaatttaaaattttaatatttttgttaaataaaatttattttttataaatataaatttatttttttaattttttgtgaataattttattagtattttaaatatttgtaaatagaaatagctcaaatgacataaatttctcatactcaattaagaggttacgggttcgagtcttctatctttccaaattttaaggccaatgagtaatagttcaaatggcatagactcctCATACTCAACTAAGAGGTTGCGCgtttgagtctcctatctttccaaattttgttgccaatgagtaatagttcaaatggcatagtctctccatactcaattaagaggttgcgggttcgagtttcttatctttggtaaaaaaacagaaataattgttttttattttataatattttaaaacaaattttgtcGTTAAAAAAACTGATAGATATTTTCATGGACGTCTCTTAGGATGGGATTTTGAGTGTGTAGTGTTTTTACTATTGACtattgagagagaaaaagaaaagcaccGACCAAAgcgaaagtgaaaaacagataaATTAGCGCGAAATATCGCGAGGGAGTTTCATTTGTGTCCCGAAATGGCAGCAACGAGCACGACCACGAGCGGTAGCGGCAGCCAGCCTTACCGTCCGTACAGGCACCTCAAAACCCTAACCGCCCACGAACGCGCCGTGTCGTGCGTCAAGTTCTCCAACGACGGATCCCGTTTGGCCTCCGCCTCCCTCGACAAAACCCTAATTATATGGTCCGCCGAAACCCTCTCCCTCCTCCACCGCCTCACCGACCACTCCGAAGGCATCTCCGACCTTGCCTGGTCCTCGGACTCTCGTTACATCTGCTCCGCCTCCGACGACCGCACCGTCCGCATATGGGACGGCACCTCTGGCGAGTGCGTCAAGACCCTCCGCGGCCACTCCCACGCCGTCTTCTGCGTTAACTTCAATGACCAGACCAACCTCATCGTCTCCGGATCCTTCGATGAGACCATTAGGGTTTGGGAGGTATGCTGGTTTTTCAATTTCATCACGTTCTGATCATGTCTATTATTCAGTTAGTTTGTTAGATTCTGGCACAAGGAGTAAAATTCCATCAAATTAATCTCTTGATCGGCTATAAAATTTCATTACGTTAATTGTGTGGGTCAgttcagttagttagttagttagttaggtagCTTGTTGGTTGGTTGGTTGGAGTTTGTTGAATATGGAGTGAGTAGTAGATCGTTAAACCGAGTTTGCATCATTGAGAAAATTTCGATAGTGAGAAAGTGAAGTGCATAACACCCTTGCTGGCACTTTCTCAGTTTAGGAAACGTTTCTCATTTAAGAAGATTGAATTCCTGCCAAATTAGTCCCAAAGTTGGTAATGCTGTTTCGGTCTTTGTTGTCACAATGCAGCATGGATAGCAGCTCAATAATAATATTGGTGCTATCGTTGTGGTTGTTCACACTATCTCCACATCAGTTGGGTTAGTATTTGCCAACTTCAGAGATCTTAGGAGAGGTTTCAAGATTTCCGAAGTCAAACTTGATGTGGAGATTAATTTGAGAGTTTACGAGTCACTTAACGTTGGTTGATTTTTTCTTAAAGTTAGACCTAGAAAAACAATTGATTATAGTCATATACGTAATGCAATCATTTACAAATTGCAACTATGAGCTATAGGTTATTGACGGGACTAAATTTAGATAGATATATTTTATTCCCTGGTGAAAAATGAGTTATGTATATAAACCATTTCTTTGATATGATTGAATTAATGAAATCATTATTCTCTCGCCTTTTCTACCTCTGAAGTCTGAATTATTCTTAGCTTGATTGATAGGTGAAGACGGGGAAGTGTATCCATGTCATGAAAGGCCATACCATGCCAGTTACTTCAGCACACTTCAATCGTGATGGTTCGCTCATTGTGTCTGGAAGCCACGATGGTTCTTGTAAGATTTGGGAGTCGGCCTCCGGGACGTTGCTCATGACACTTATTGATGATAAGGTCCCTGCTGTTTCATTTGCGAGATTCTCTCCCAATGGCAAGTTTGTGCTTGTTGCCACTCTGAATGATACCCTTGTAAGTTTTGCTTTGTTTTATTTATCCTTCCAtctcatttattttacttttggaGTCTATGGAAACAGGTGAAACTAATAAAGAAGATAAGAGGGACATGATTTTTCTTGGGAATCATTTGATTCTAAATTTTGTATACAAGCTAATCCAAACATTAATTAGTGCTCGAGTTTGATGCAGTGACAAGGGAATTGATGGTATAATGATTAAATTGGTTTGGAAAGACGGTAATCCAGTTATCAACCATAAGTAGTTCGTTGCAGTTGAAGGATGATGTAAACATGTCGCCACTCAAGCTGCAAATACCAAACTAAAATTAAGCATTATTTTGAAGGAAAAGTTAGCTAATCTTCCTAATTATCACATGTACTTAGATCAATCATCGGGGAAATAAGTTTTAAATCTATAGTGGCAAGCGTTAATTATCTATCATCTTTAATTGCAGTGGAAATGAATTGTGACCTTAGACAAACTTTACCTATAATGTTAGAGCTTCAAATCCTATAGTTTCCATCTTTGAGATAAGTTTTGCGTAGGCACCAGCCCTATTAATTCAATTGTTAAACTATGAAAGttgtttcatgttttcttttatgTAATGGCTACAGATTTCTATTTCCAGGGTTTTGGAATCTAAGTTCATTTACCACTTTGATTTGTATATTAATTAGTAAAACTGTTATATTATTCCAGCATATCTTCAAGCACTACATTTACTTGGTCTGGCCCTAATGCCAGTTGTTGCAATTTTGGTGAGGAAAATAATTCCTTGGCGGTTAGTTTTTTCGAGTTTGTTCTAAGAATGTTAATCTTGTGTACATAGATTCCTAAGGTTAAGATACACATGTTTAGAAAACTTGCGGGCTATGGTTCTTGAAATCAAGTGAATTGACGTACCAAAATCTTGTAATATTGCTGGTTGTCCCCTGTTGAACTTTTTGCTCTTAAATTAATCTATTAACGTTGCAAGTATTGGGATAGATAAGTTTGTCACTAATCCTGCGCTATCATTCGTGGACGAGGTTTTGTTTTACATGGTTTCTGAGGTTTCAGGTTTATGAGAGTTACTTCCAATTCTGATATGTGTCCATAATCTAATAGAATATTAGTTTAGTATATCCATTGATAACTTGCCAATTAAATTCTCCTGTTGCAGAAGCTATGGAATTACTCGCAGGGGAGGCATGTAAAAATTTATACAGGTCATGTGAATAGAGAATACTGTATAACATTCACATTTTCTGTTACACAAGGGAGGAGATATATTGTTGGAGGATCAGAAGATTGCTGTGTTTATTTGTGGGATGTTCAGCAGAAAAATATGGTTCAGAAACTCGAAGGCCACACAGATACTGTAATATCTGTTTCCTGTCATCCAACAGAGAATAAAATTGCTTCTGCCGGCTTAGATAATGATAGAACCGTGAGGATATGGGTTCAGGATGCCTGAATAATAGCTAAACCGTATGTAGATTCCCCCCTCTCCAATTATGCTCTTTTACATACAGTTTTGTTCAAGACATCAACTGCAACCAtgctaattgttttaaatttatagtctctgtttttgaattttcgcATGCATATGCATGTCTGCTTTCAGTATTCTGTGGCCTTGTTTCCTTGATAAACACCTCTTCGATATTTATCTGCTGGCTCTGTTGCTAGCTGCTATCAGTTGAATATTTTCTTTGTGAAGATTTGAGACAAATTGATGATGAGCATTTTCTCTGCCTGCCACTCTGCCTAATTGATATTGAATGAACAATCTCAAACTCAGTCAGATATTTTAATCAGGGTGAAAGAATTAGAGTCCTGCATTCTGTGTCAttgtcttgtttattttcttataCTTGGTATTTTGTTGCTTCATGTATTCTCATCATAGATGCTGAACTAATCAAACATTCAATTTTTCATTCTCTGGTGATAATGAGAAGTGGCTGGCatttcaaccattcaaatccTGCCTGCAGGTTGTACAAATTTGGATCTTGATTGTGAGACACCGATGGGGCTTTGCATTGTATTAATCAATGAAAGGTGCATTTCATGTAACTTGCAAATCCTTAAAGCAAGGGGGAAAAAGCTCAAAATTATTAGAAGGCCTGTATTCAACCaatctttttagtatttttatcgtTGCACTATTGAAAATGAAGCTGCTCCACACGATTCCTGTGGTGCCGAATTGTTTGTTTTTTGCTTTATGAACGGTGGCATTTTGCAATTTGCATGATAATTGGAACAATGTTCCATAAAAAAGAGAGTGAACGTTAGAATCTTATGACATGAATATATAGAAAAGTTTAAAGGACTCAACATCGTTTTGGGTTCCAATAATGCTTCTTTGATTAGGTACAGCGGTATGCTAACATACTACGTTGGAATTACCCGACAATGTGAGAAATAATGGCCTTTCTACAATCCATTATTTGAATGTAATGCCACGTTAGCATCTCTTGCTTGTTCAGTTGGACAAGATTTCTTAACAAAACCATGTGTTTGGTATTGTAATGTCACTCAGTCCAGTGATTGAAAATTTCCCTTTGTCTTGGAAGGAAAATGGTTGTAATGTCGTTGTTGTTATGGAGGATGACCTACATCACCTTCCCTAATTCAGCTATAGCTACTGTCAGTGTATATgtatatacttatattttttttttctggttgtcTACGGTATTTCTTAATCTGATAGACTAAGAGTTAATTCGGTAAATTTTATTTAAGGGTCTTCTAGTCAATACAATGGGTTGTTATATGTACAAGATGAGATTTAAACTCTTAATATTGTTTAAGCATATGGATAAACTGACCATTCGATCAACTTGGTTAGATAATTTGGTTTTGGTATTATATATGATTAGCTGagcaaaattaagtaaaattgt is drawn from Arachis hypogaea cultivar Tifrunner chromosome 12, arahy.Tifrunner.gnm2.J5K5, whole genome shotgun sequence and contains these coding sequences:
- the LOC112726890 gene encoding COMPASS-like H3K4 histone methylase component WDR5B, producing MAATSTTTSGSGSQPYRPYRHLKTLTAHERAVSCVKFSNDGSRLASASLDKTLIIWSAETLSLLHRLTDHSEGISDLAWSSDSRYICSASDDRTVRIWDGTSGECVKTLRGHSHAVFCVNFNDQTNLIVSGSFDETIRVWEVKTGKCIHVMKGHTMPVTSAHFNRDGSLIVSGSHDGSCKIWESASGTLLMTLIDDKVPAVSFARFSPNGKFVLVATLNDTLKLWNYSQGRHVKIYTGHVNREYCITFTFSVTQGRRYIVGGSEDCCVYLWDVQQKNMVQKLEGHTDTVISVSCHPTENKIASAGLDNDRTVRIWVQDA